A genomic region of Leptolyngbya sp. NIES-2104 contains the following coding sequences:
- a CDS encoding ATP-binding protein — translation MMLDFQRLFESLPDLYIIYNLDFTIVGGSNAYFQATMTQREAVVGRHLFEVFPDNPDDPNADGVQNLRASLDFVLKEQKPHTMAMQRYDIRRPDSEGGGFEVRYWTPVNSPLFDQNRVMTHILHRVEDVTELVQMSQQRQQQQQHNQALQSRTEQMKMEIGARTQALQQSEDRYRAFVQQSSEAIWCFEVSPPIAIECSEAEQIQHFYDHGCLVECNQMMAQMYGAAAPEDLVGAKLTDFLIPSDPRNVEYLRAFIRANYRLVNAESFEVDHQGQPKIFLNNLIGIVEAGHLVRAWGTQRDITDRKRVEAEHQQALSDLQSNEQRYRPLFESIDEGFCVCEMLWDEHGNPQDHRILEVNPAFESLTGLKHVAGKVASELIPDLEPFWLETYARVVRTGESARFESRIHGLDGWFDVYVAAIDAPKSDQFAVVFRNITERKQAEEMLQRTARLNAFRANLADAVRSLSDPIEIQAVASRVLGEHLGANRVAYFEVNDADYVVEQDYVNGAAAIAGRYSIDLFGSRLLAAYRTGRPVVAWDVQADHKLSLDQRAAYAAIQIGSYVGIPLIKEGRFVAGLAVHAAEPREWTSDEIALAEEVAERTWAAVDRARAEAIVAANLQDTQRLHELGTRLVTEGDIQTLYQEVISAAIALTRADGGTVQIFDAATQDLVLLATQGFESNMTEHFYRVNASSYTSCGIALKNGDRCFVDFEVPEHEDPEGSMRMHVEAGYLSGQSTPLITRSGKAIGMVSTHWRKPHRPSDRELQFLDLLARQAADLIEQRQIVAEREQLFAREQAAREAADHANRIKDEFLAVLSHELRTPLNPILGWSKMLQQGKLDDVRAKVALSTIERNAQLQVQLIDDLLDISRILRGKLSLTTMPVDLSTVITAAQETVRLAAEAKQIQIHTKISSEIGRVMGDPGRLQQVVWNLLSNAVKFTNQGGQVTIALTGDETHAQIQVTDTGKGIRADFLPYVFEHFRQEDGAITRKFGGLGLGMAIARQIVEMHGGQISVSSPGEGAGATFTVRMPLISRLKVTPTIEPAFSSVRDLSGIRVLVVDDEADSRELIAFVLEQAGAIVTHVASGIDALQAFPRFIPDLVVSDIGMPEIDGYMLINQIRALPNGEQVPAIALTAYAGELDQQQALSVGFQRHLAKPADPEKVIAIVSELVASA, via the coding sequence ATGATGCTGGATTTCCAACGTTTATTTGAATCACTTCCAGATTTATACATTATCTACAATCTCGATTTTACGATCGTGGGGGGCAGCAATGCTTATTTTCAAGCCACGATGACTCAACGAGAAGCAGTCGTGGGTCGGCATCTGTTTGAGGTCTTCCCAGACAATCCCGACGATCCAAACGCGGACGGTGTGCAAAATCTCCGCGCCTCGTTAGACTTTGTATTAAAGGAGCAGAAGCCTCATACGATGGCAATGCAGCGGTATGATATTCGCCGCCCAGACTCGGAAGGGGGCGGGTTTGAAGTCCGCTACTGGACTCCAGTGAATTCGCCCTTGTTTGATCAAAATAGGGTGATGACGCACATTCTGCACCGCGTTGAGGATGTGACTGAATTGGTGCAAATGTCTCAGCAGCGTCAGCAGCAGCAGCAGCACAATCAAGCGCTTCAGTCTCGCACCGAGCAGATGAAGATGGAAATTGGTGCCAGAACACAAGCCCTTCAGCAGAGTGAAGACCGCTATCGGGCGTTTGTTCAGCAGAGTTCGGAAGCGATTTGGTGCTTTGAAGTCAGTCCACCGATCGCGATCGAGTGTTCCGAAGCTGAGCAAATCCAGCACTTTTACGATCACGGTTGCTTGGTCGAATGCAATCAAATGATGGCGCAGATGTATGGAGCGGCTGCGCCAGAAGATTTGGTCGGGGCAAAACTCACAGATTTTCTCATTCCCTCCGATCCGCGCAATGTAGAATATCTCCGCGCCTTTATTCGGGCGAACTATCGATTGGTCAATGCCGAATCTTTTGAAGTCGATCATCAGGGACAGCCGAAGATTTTTCTCAACAATTTAATTGGCATTGTAGAAGCCGGACATCTGGTTCGGGCTTGGGGGACTCAGCGCGACATTACCGATCGCAAGCGGGTCGAAGCCGAACATCAACAAGCCCTATCCGATTTGCAGAGTAATGAGCAACGGTATCGCCCGTTGTTCGAGTCGATCGATGAAGGATTTTGCGTGTGCGAAATGCTTTGGGATGAGCATGGCAATCCTCAAGACCATCGAATCCTCGAAGTCAATCCTGCCTTTGAGAGCCTGACTGGATTAAAGCACGTTGCAGGCAAAGTTGCGAGCGAACTGATTCCAGATCTTGAACCGTTTTGGCTGGAGACTTATGCGCGGGTGGTAAGAACCGGAGAATCAGCGCGATTTGAAAGCCGCATTCACGGGCTGGATGGCTGGTTTGATGTTTACGTCGCAGCGATCGATGCCCCTAAGAGCGACCAATTTGCCGTAGTGTTTCGCAATATTACCGAGCGCAAACAAGCTGAAGAAATGTTGCAGCGTACCGCCCGTTTGAATGCGTTTCGTGCCAATCTCGCGGATGCTGTGCGATCGCTGAGCGATCCGATCGAGATTCAAGCGGTTGCGAGTCGGGTACTCGGCGAACATCTCGGTGCGAACCGTGTCGCATACTTTGAGGTGAACGACGCGGATTATGTGGTGGAACAGGATTACGTCAATGGAGCCGCTGCAATCGCGGGACGCTATTCGATCGATTTATTTGGTTCCAGGTTACTTGCCGCTTACCGCACAGGTCGCCCAGTGGTTGCGTGGGATGTGCAAGCTGATCATAAACTGTCTCTAGATCAACGTGCGGCTTATGCTGCGATTCAAATCGGGTCTTATGTTGGCATTCCGTTGATTAAAGAGGGCAGATTCGTAGCAGGTCTCGCGGTTCACGCTGCCGAGCCGCGAGAGTGGACATCGGATGAAATCGCTCTGGCAGAGGAAGTTGCCGAACGCACCTGGGCAGCCGTCGATCGTGCTCGTGCCGAAGCGATCGTGGCGGCAAACTTACAAGATACGCAACGACTTCACGAATTAGGAACGCGGCTTGTCACAGAAGGCGACATTCAAACGCTGTACCAAGAGGTGATTTCTGCTGCGATCGCGCTAACTCGTGCCGATGGTGGAACCGTGCAGATTTTCGATGCTGCGACTCAAGATTTAGTGCTGCTGGCGACTCAAGGTTTTGAATCCAACATGACCGAGCATTTCTATCGCGTGAATGCCAGTTCTTACACCTCTTGCGGCATTGCACTAAAGAACGGCGATCGCTGTTTCGTTGATTTTGAAGTCCCAGAGCATGAAGACCCAGAGGGTTCGATGCGAATGCACGTCGAGGCGGGATATTTATCGGGTCAATCTACGCCGCTGATTACTCGATCGGGCAAAGCGATCGGCATGGTTTCGACGCATTGGCGCAAACCTCATCGACCGAGCGATCGTGAATTACAGTTTCTCGATTTGCTGGCTCGTCAGGCGGCGGATTTGATCGAGCAGCGGCAAATTGTGGCTGAACGCGAACAACTCTTCGCCCGCGAACAAGCCGCACGGGAAGCTGCCGATCATGCGAATCGAATCAAAGACGAGTTTTTAGCTGTTCTGTCGCATGAGCTACGAACGCCGCTCAATCCCATTTTGGGCTGGTCGAAAATGTTGCAGCAAGGGAAACTGGACGACGTAAGGGCGAAGGTCGCGCTTTCTACGATCGAGCGCAATGCTCAACTGCAAGTACAACTGATCGATGATTTGCTCGATATTTCTCGAATTCTGCGCGGTAAGCTGAGCTTGACGACGATGCCTGTTGATTTGAGTACTGTTATTACTGCTGCACAGGAAACCGTACGATTAGCCGCAGAAGCAAAACAGATTCAAATTCATACAAAGATTTCCTCAGAGATCGGCAGGGTGATGGGCGATCCTGGACGATTGCAGCAGGTGGTCTGGAATCTGTTGTCAAATGCGGTCAAGTTTACGAATCAGGGTGGACAGGTGACGATCGCGCTAACGGGCGATGAAACTCATGCTCAAATTCAAGTCACCGATACCGGAAAAGGAATTCGGGCTGATTTTCTACCGTATGTGTTTGAGCATTTTCGTCAAGAAGATGGTGCGATTACGCGTAAGTTTGGGGGGTTGGGACTGGGAATGGCGATCGCACGTCAGATTGTCGAAATGCACGGCGGTCAAATTAGCGTCAGTAGTCCGGGTGAAGGAGCAGGCGCGACGTTTACAGTCCGAATGCCGCTGATCTCGCGGTTGAAAGTGACTCCAACGATCGAGCCAGCCTTTAGTTCAGTCAGAGATTTAAGCGGCATTCGGGTCTTAGTCGTCGATGATGAAGCCGACTCTCGCGAGCTGATCGCATTTGTTCTAGAACAAGCGGGCGCGATTGTGACTCATGTGGCTTCTGGAATCGATGCCCTGCAAGCTTTCCCGCGATTTATTCCCGATCTAGTCGTGAGTGATATCGGCATGCCAGAGATAGACGGCTACATGCTCATCAATCAGATTCGCGCACTGCCCAATGGTGAGCAAGTTCCAGCGATCGCGCTCACCGCTTACGCTGGAGAATTAGATCAGCAGCAAGCGCTCTCTGTCGGGTTTCAGCGTCATCTTGCTAAGCCTGCTGATCCAGAGAAAGTGATCGCGATCGTCAGTGAATTAGTCGCCTCTGCCTAG
- a CDS encoding TIGR04376 family protein, which produces MGLFDDLGRFLETRIDEFLKNNPQLELQALEEKLYEQEQETRRLLADLRLREKTVEAEILTTAQDIQRWHVRIEKARSAGRLDLAEPAEAHEASLLREGNQKWGQMQVLKERIQQTEDLQRKIQIRRQELQAEIKQVKAAQAAQAEKRWAVDGWNQSFSSADKASDPLEQRFQQWETQEELNEMKRNLGR; this is translated from the coding sequence ATGGGATTATTTGATGATTTGGGGCGCTTTTTAGAAACGCGGATTGATGAATTTCTCAAGAACAATCCACAGCTTGAACTTCAGGCATTAGAGGAAAAGCTGTACGAGCAAGAACAGGAGACGCGCCGACTCTTAGCAGATTTGCGGCTGCGGGAAAAAACGGTAGAAGCAGAGATTTTAACGACTGCACAAGACATCCAGCGATGGCACGTTCGGATTGAAAAAGCGCGATCGGCAGGACGACTCGATTTAGCCGAACCCGCGGAAGCACATGAAGCCTCGTTACTGCGCGAAGGCAATCAAAAATGGGGACAGATGCAGGTGCTCAAAGAGCGCATTCAACAAACCGAAGATCTTCAGCGCAAGATCCAGATTCGTCGTCAAGAACTCCAAGCAGAAATCAAACAAGTGAAAGCGGCGCAAGCGGCACAAGCTGAGAAACGTTGGGCGGTCGATGGCTGGAATCAGAGTTTTAGCAGTGCGGATAAAGCGAGTGATCCCTTAGAGCAGAGATTCCAGCAGTGGGAAACTCAAGAAGAACTCAACGAAATGAAGCGCAACCTGGGCAGGTAG
- a CDS encoding proteasome-type protease, with the protein MTYCLGILTRTGLVMAADSRTNAGVDYISTYRKLFDFSIEHDRTILLCTSGNLSITQSVLTVMQQAIDAKAEISLHTLPSLYEIARYVGSTMRQVQDENRPWLEKDGIDYQSTILLGGQIRGEEPALYMIYSQGNFIQASKEKPFLQIGEAKYGKPILDRVLSFETSIESAAKCALLSIDSTMISNISVGPPINLVMYEADSFKVRYQLCLDIDAPYLTRIRKQWEKCLNEAFTEMPNIDWEHYLNGGSESR; encoded by the coding sequence ATGACCTATTGCCTTGGGATTTTGACTAGAACAGGTTTGGTGATGGCAGCGGACTCTCGTACCAATGCGGGAGTTGATTATATTTCAACGTATCGAAAGCTGTTTGATTTTTCTATTGAGCACGATCGCACAATTCTCCTCTGTACGTCTGGAAATCTCTCGATTACTCAGTCGGTGTTAACCGTGATGCAACAAGCGATCGATGCCAAAGCAGAGATCAGTTTACACACCTTGCCGAGTTTGTACGAGATTGCTCGATATGTTGGTAGCACGATGCGACAGGTGCAAGATGAAAATCGTCCTTGGCTTGAAAAAGATGGTATCGATTATCAATCCACGATTCTACTGGGTGGTCAAATCCGAGGCGAAGAGCCAGCACTGTACATGATTTACAGTCAAGGTAATTTTATTCAAGCTTCTAAAGAAAAGCCATTCTTGCAGATCGGAGAAGCGAAATACGGTAAGCCAATTCTCGATCGCGTTTTGTCGTTTGAAACCTCGATCGAATCTGCGGCGAAATGTGCGTTATTGTCGATCGATTCCACGATGATTTCTAACATTTCAGTTGGACCTCCGATCAATCTGGTGATGTACGAAGCCGATAGTTTCAAAGTCCGCTATCAACTCTGTTTAGACATTGATGCGCCTTATCTCACCCGCATTCGCAAACAATGGGAAAAGTGCTTGAATGAAGCCTTTACAGAAATGCCGAACATTGATTGGGAGCACTACTTAAATGGGGGTTCAGAGAGTCGCTGA
- a CDS encoding transglutaminase family protein, with translation MVSGTQLVLYQISHTTTYTYSDPVTLQPHLIRLRPRSESWQTLNLFSLQVTPIPIAQSEITDLDGNTFIKVWFPPELTPSLNIQVLSQISTHQSNPFNFLLEPWATSIPIDYPTSLFKQLQPYLNSTDSIALQLAYEIAERSQNNVLQFLNELTQQIYTSCEYQVRETGNPYPPGLTWTQKKGSCRDLTVLFIEVCRAIGLAARFVSGYQEGDPDHPDRYLHAWAEVYLPGAGWRGYDPTHGLAVSDRHIALAASAIPEYAAPIAGNVTRPGGAQSTMNYSLQIQRLSEPPFK, from the coding sequence GTGGTTAGCGGAACACAGCTAGTGCTCTATCAAATTTCTCACACTACCACTTACACTTACAGCGATCCGGTCACTTTGCAGCCGCATTTGATTCGATTGCGACCTCGATCGGAGAGTTGGCAAACTCTCAACCTGTTTTCGCTGCAAGTCACGCCGATCCCGATCGCACAATCTGAGATCACCGATCTCGATGGCAACACTTTCATCAAAGTCTGGTTTCCACCGGAGCTAACTCCATCACTCAATATTCAGGTACTTTCACAAATTAGTACCCATCAATCGAATCCATTTAACTTTCTATTGGAACCTTGGGCGACTTCGATCCCGATCGACTATCCAACCTCGCTCTTCAAACAGCTCCAACCTTACTTAAATTCAACCGATAGTATTGCGCTACAGCTTGCTTATGAAATCGCAGAACGATCGCAGAACAATGTGCTGCAATTTCTCAATGAGCTAACTCAGCAGATCTATACAAGCTGTGAATATCAGGTTCGAGAAACCGGAAATCCTTACCCACCTGGACTGACCTGGACACAGAAAAAAGGATCTTGTCGAGATTTGACTGTGTTATTTATCGAAGTTTGTCGGGCGATCGGGCTTGCAGCGAGATTCGTCAGTGGCTATCAAGAAGGCGATCCAGATCATCCCGATCGATATCTTCATGCTTGGGCAGAAGTGTATTTACCCGGTGCCGGATGGCGCGGATATGATCCAACACATGGACTAGCTGTGAGCGATCGACATATTGCCTTAGCTGCAAGTGCGATTCCAGAGTATGCCGCTCCAATTGCGGGCAACGTGACACGACCCGGTGGAGCACAATCAACGATGAACTATTCCTTACAGATTCAGCGACTCTCTGAACCCCCATTTAAGTAG
- a CDS encoding DUF4351 domain-containing protein: MVYKFTNLSRREIRRMLGLDFNQEPRAIREAKEEGREEGREVEAIAFVTRLLDRRLGQELSESLRSRLSTLPLPLLEDLGEALLDFTTVSDLEQWLAEHS; encoded by the coding sequence ATGGTTTACAAATTCACTAACCTAAGTCGAAGGGAGATTCGGAGAATGTTAGGACTAGATTTCAATCAAGAACCGCGTGCGATTCGGGAAGCCAAAGAAGAAGGGCGAGAAGAAGGGCGAGAAGTAGAAGCGATCGCTTTCGTCACTCGTCTTCTAGATCGCCGATTGGGACAAGAACTTTCTGAATCTTTGCGCTCACGTCTTTCAACGCTGCCGCTGCCGCTGCTTGAAGATCTTGGTGAAGCACTGTTAGATTTTACGACAGTATCTGATCTAGAACAGTGGTTAGCGGAACACAGCTAG
- a CDS encoding ABC transporter ATP-binding protein — MLESILLQLDHISKQFSDTPVVDSVSLKLRQGELLSLLGASGCGKTTLLRLIAGFEQPQSGRIELAGQEVASPNRWLPPEQRDIGMVFQDYALFPHLTVAQNVGFGLKKSRRKRSYPAQQAKKMIADAIAQVGLSGLEKRFPHELSGGQQQRVALARALAPQPALILLDEPLSNLDVQVRSHLREEIRSILKTTGSTAIFVTHDQEEALSISDRVAVMNRGKLEQLATPETLYGEPATRYVAEFVTQGNFLPATYDGKGWKTAIGTLILDQEQPISDHAELMIRQQDIRLEPDEKGTIVIVDRAFLGREHRYSIQTSSGTRLQVLRAMKPVLEVGTRVKIRVNLSTVRVFFND, encoded by the coding sequence ATGCTCGAATCTATTCTTCTGCAACTCGATCACATTTCAAAGCAGTTTTCGGATACTCCCGTTGTCGATTCAGTATCGCTAAAATTGCGCCAGGGAGAGCTTTTAAGCCTGCTGGGTGCATCGGGTTGTGGAAAAACAACATTGTTGCGACTCATTGCTGGATTCGAGCAGCCGCAATCGGGACGAATCGAGCTTGCAGGTCAAGAAGTCGCAAGTCCCAATCGCTGGTTGCCACCCGAACAGCGCGATATCGGCATGGTGTTTCAAGATTACGCCCTGTTTCCACATTTGACAGTGGCGCAGAATGTCGGATTTGGGCTAAAGAAGTCGCGTCGGAAGCGATCGTATCCCGCCCAACAGGCGAAAAAAATGATTGCAGACGCGATCGCACAAGTCGGATTATCCGGTTTAGAAAAACGCTTCCCTCACGAATTATCAGGCGGACAACAGCAACGAGTTGCCCTCGCGAGAGCGTTAGCACCTCAACCTGCATTAATTTTGCTCGATGAACCGTTGAGTAACTTAGACGTGCAAGTACGATCGCATCTCCGCGAAGAAATTCGATCGATTCTCAAAACAACTGGATCAACCGCAATTTTTGTCACGCACGATCAAGAAGAAGCATTGTCAATTTCCGATCGCGTTGCCGTGATGAATCGAGGTAAGCTCGAACAATTAGCCACCCCTGAAACGCTTTACGGTGAACCTGCAACACGATATGTAGCTGAGTTCGTCACTCAAGGAAATTTTTTACCCGCAACCTACGACGGGAAAGGCTGGAAAACCGCGATCGGAACCTTAATCTTAGACCAGGAACAACCGATTTCTGATCATGCAGAATTGATGATTCGACAGCAGGACATTCGATTGGAACCGGATGAAAAGGGTACAATCGTGATTGTCGATCGCGCCTTTTTAGGACGGGAACATCGATACAGTATTCAAACGAGTTCAGGCACTCGATTACAAGTCTTGAGAGCGATGAAACCCGTCCTGGAAGTTGGAACACGAGTGAAAATAAGAGTGAACTTATCGACGGTGCGAGTATTTTTTAACGATTGA
- a CDS encoding iron ABC transporter permease, with amino-acid sequence MQLSQGKTALSGWTMIVIAIAGLIALPIIAVLSGLFADARSVWQHLAETVLSTYVTNSLSLMFWVGLGVTVIGTGAAWLVTMCRFPGSRIFTWALLLPLAAPAYILAYTYTDLLDFYGIVQTSLRSWFGWKTMQDYWFPTVRSLWGAALMLVLVLYPYVYLLARSAFLSQSVCTLEATRSLGCSPWQSFRKVALPLARPAIVAGLSLALMETLNDYATVQFFEVSTFTTGIYRTWFGLGERLAATQLAAFLLIFIFALILLEQFSRGRGKYYQSSRSQSIQKYPLRGFRAIAAFLFCIVPLLLGFFVPGAFLLKMTLDNWEEVFDQRFWTFASNSLIVSGVAALVAIVIGIILAYGLRLNRSITMRVATYIASMGYAVPGSVIAVGILVPFGLFDNAIDSWMRSTFNVSTGLLLSGTIFALIFAYLVRFLALSFNSIESSLTNIKPSLDDASRSLGFGATNTLFRIHIPLLWKGVLAAAILVFVDVMKELSATLIIRPFNFDTLAVHVYNLASDERLAEASGSALAIVLVGLIPVILLSWQMEQSTNR; translated from the coding sequence ATGCAACTTTCACAAGGAAAAACAGCGTTAAGTGGGTGGACGATGATCGTGATTGCGATCGCTGGATTGATCGCGCTCCCGATTATTGCGGTACTCAGCGGATTATTTGCGGATGCGCGATCGGTCTGGCAGCATTTAGCTGAAACAGTCTTGTCAACCTATGTTACGAATTCATTGTCATTGATGTTCTGGGTGGGTCTGGGTGTGACTGTGATTGGAACTGGAGCGGCTTGGCTCGTGACGATGTGCCGTTTTCCAGGGAGTCGAATTTTTACTTGGGCGCTGTTGTTACCGTTAGCTGCACCCGCTTATATCTTGGCGTACACTTATACGGATTTGCTCGATTTCTATGGCATTGTGCAGACGAGTTTGCGATCGTGGTTCGGATGGAAAACAATGCAGGATTACTGGTTTCCCACGGTGCGATCGCTTTGGGGTGCGGCTTTAATGTTGGTACTGGTGCTGTATCCGTATGTGTATTTGTTAGCGCGATCGGCGTTCTTGTCTCAATCGGTTTGCACTTTGGAAGCAACTCGTAGTCTTGGGTGTAGTCCTTGGCAGAGTTTTAGAAAAGTCGCGTTACCGTTGGCGCGTCCTGCGATCGTGGCTGGATTGTCGCTGGCATTGATGGAAACTTTGAATGACTATGCAACTGTTCAATTTTTTGAAGTCAGTACGTTTACAACAGGAATTTACCGCACTTGGTTTGGATTGGGTGAAAGACTTGCGGCAACACAATTAGCAGCATTTCTGTTGATCTTCATTTTTGCATTAATTCTGTTAGAGCAATTCTCACGGGGACGAGGGAAGTACTATCAATCGAGTCGTTCGCAATCGATTCAGAAATATCCGCTTCGGGGATTTAGAGCGATCGCAGCTTTCTTGTTCTGCATTGTGCCGTTGTTACTGGGCTTCTTTGTGCCTGGAGCATTTTTGCTCAAGATGACATTGGACAATTGGGAGGAAGTTTTTGATCAGCGATTTTGGACATTTGCCAGCAATAGTTTGATCGTGTCAGGGGTGGCGGCATTGGTCGCGATCGTTATCGGGATTATTCTGGCGTATGGGCTGAGATTAAATCGATCGATCACAATGCGGGTGGCGACTTACATAGCCTCAATGGGTTATGCAGTCCCTGGATCAGTCATTGCGGTTGGGATTTTAGTGCCGTTCGGATTGTTTGATAATGCGATCGATAGCTGGATGCGATCGACCTTTAATGTTTCAACCGGATTGCTACTAAGCGGAACTATCTTTGCGCTAATCTTTGCTTATTTAGTTCGATTCTTAGCATTGTCATTCAATAGCATCGAATCCAGCTTGACCAATATTAAACCGAGCTTAGATGATGCCTCTCGTAGCCTAGGATTTGGGGCAACCAATACATTGTTCCGAATTCATATTCCGTTGCTTTGGAAAGGAGTGTTAGCAGCGGCAATCTTAGTGTTTGTCGATGTGATGAAAGAGCTATCGGCAACATTGATTATTCGACCGTTTAACTTTGATACGTTAGCGGTTCATGTTTACAATCTCGCCTCTGATGAGCGATTAGCAGAAGCATCCGGATCAGCACTCGCGATCGTGCTGGTCGGATTGATTCCAGTCATACTACTGAGTTGGCAAATGGAGCAATCAACGAATCGATAA
- the sppA gene encoding signal peptide peptidase SppA encodes MRDFLKQTLATLLALFIFLGISVGGMLLLLISLSMLAARDSGPTVRDKSVLVFDLAQTITDAPASASTRDVLNDAIAGGRPNTVSLRSVLTSIDEAAKDSRIVGIYLKGGSGSTTGYATLREVREALERFKGSGKKIFAYDVEWQEREYYLASIADTIAVNPIGGLEANGLSSEGLFFARALQRFGIGVQVTRVGKYKSAVEPFLQNRRSAADREQTRKLLGDIWTDFLSTTSKARNIPTKQLQAIADRSGQLEPDEALKEKLVDRIAYSDEMVAELKKLTGEDEETQSFRQINLRTYSRVAEDKNESKSSRNQIAILYAEGEIVNGQGAAGQIGGDRLARQLRDLRLDDEVKAVVLRVNSPGGSATASDIIQREVILTNQKKPVIVSMGNVAASGGYWISTYASQIFAEPTTITGSIGVFGRIINVQQVANQNGITWDVVKTGRFADSQTVSRPKTPEELKIIQASVDRFYDQFIKKVSDSRKLERSRVAEIAQGRVWSGTQAKSIGLVDQLGGLEDAIRAAANKANLGEDWRIEEYPKSRSFEERLIETLTGAMVRESEPQIDPLTTEMKKLQTELESLKAMNDPKDVYLRLPFDLSIR; translated from the coding sequence ATGCGTGACTTTCTCAAACAAACTCTTGCTACGTTACTAGCTCTATTCATTTTTCTGGGTATCAGTGTGGGCGGGATGCTCTTGCTGCTGATTTCGCTTTCAATGCTGGCAGCTCGTGATTCGGGTCCTACGGTTCGAGATAAGTCTGTGTTGGTGTTCGATCTGGCGCAAACGATTACCGACGCGCCCGCGAGTGCAAGTACTCGTGATGTGCTCAACGATGCGATCGCGGGAGGTCGCCCGAATACGGTCAGTCTGCGATCGGTGTTAACCTCGATCGATGAAGCTGCGAAAGATAGTCGAATTGTCGGCATTTACCTCAAAGGCGGTAGTGGAAGTACAACCGGATACGCAACATTACGCGAAGTCCGTGAAGCCTTAGAGCGATTTAAAGGCAGCGGCAAGAAGATTTTTGCGTACGATGTGGAATGGCAAGAACGCGAATATTATTTGGCATCGATCGCAGATACGATCGCAGTCAATCCGATCGGTGGACTAGAAGCAAATGGCTTGAGTTCAGAAGGTCTGTTTTTCGCTCGTGCACTTCAGCGATTTGGTATCGGGGTTCAAGTCACACGAGTTGGAAAATACAAATCGGCGGTTGAGCCATTTTTGCAGAATCGCCGCAGTGCTGCCGATCGAGAACAAACCCGAAAGTTGCTCGGAGATATTTGGACAGATTTTCTCAGTACGACAAGTAAGGCAAGAAACATTCCCACAAAGCAATTACAGGCAATTGCTGATCGCTCTGGACAGTTAGAGCCAGACGAAGCGCTCAAAGAGAAATTAGTCGATCGCATTGCGTACTCGGATGAAATGGTTGCGGAGTTGAAGAAGCTCACCGGAGAAGATGAGGAAACTCAGTCATTTCGACAAATTAACTTGAGAACCTATTCACGAGTTGCAGAAGATAAAAACGAATCGAAATCAAGCAGAAATCAGATTGCGATTCTCTATGCCGAAGGTGAAATCGTTAATGGTCAAGGTGCTGCGGGACAGATTGGAGGCGATCGATTAGCAAGACAACTGCGCGATTTACGATTAGATGATGAGGTCAAAGCCGTTGTTCTAAGAGTGAATAGTCCTGGTGGTAGTGCAACTGCTTCCGATATTATTCAGCGCGAAGTGATTTTAACGAATCAAAAGAAACCTGTGATTGTGTCGATGGGAAATGTCGCGGCATCGGGCGGCTATTGGATTTCGACGTATGCGAGTCAGATTTTTGCAGAACCGACGACGATCACAGGTTCGATCGGGGTTTTCGGCAGAATTATCAACGTGCAACAAGTCGCCAATCAAAACGGCATTACTTGGGATGTGGTGAAAACGGGACGCTTTGCAGATAGTCAAACGGTTTCCCGTCCGAAGACTCCAGAAGAGCTAAAAATTATTCAAGCATCCGTCGATCGCTTCTACGATCAGTTCATCAAAAAAGTCTCAGACTCACGCAAGCTGGAACGATCGAGAGTTGCGGAAATTGCTCAAGGTCGGGTCTGGTCGGGGACTCAGGCGAAATCGATCGGCTTAGTCGATCAACTGGGCGGACTCGAAGATGCGATTCGAGCAGCAGCGAATAAAGCGAACCTTGGAGAGGATTGGCGAATTGAGGAATATCCAAAATCGCGATCGTTTGAGGAGCGCTTGATTGAAACGCTCACAGGTGCAATGGTGCGGGAATCTGAACCGCAGATCGATCCACTCACGACTGAGATGAAGAAATTGCAGACTGAGCTTGAGAGCTTGAAAGCAATGAATGATCCCAAAGATGTGTATTTAAGACTGCCGTTTGATTTATCGATTCGTTGA